One genomic region from Clostridium saccharobutylicum DSM 13864 encodes:
- a CDS encoding amino acid permease yields the protein MDQLTSENQNLSRGLKNRHVQLLAIGGAIGTGLFLGSGRSIHLAGPSILFAYIITGIICFFIMRALGELLLSNLNYHSFVDFVHDYLGNGAAFITGWTYWFCWISVGMADLTAAGLYIQYWFPNIPQWGPSLIVLIILLIMNLMAVKLFGEMEFWFALIKVVAILALIIIGTFMIIKGFATDAGVSSFANLWRYGGLFPNGVSGFILSFQMVVFAFAGIELVGLTAGETENPEHVIPKAINNIPIRIIIFYIGALIVIMSIYPWNSINPDKSPFVQVFAAVGIAAAAGIVNFVVLTSAASACNSSIFSTSRMVYSLAKENNAPESMKKLTVSQVPSNATMFSAIVILISVILNFVMPEGVFVLITSISTFCFIYIWSIIVICHMRYRKTNPELAAKSKFKMPLYPIINYIILAFFAFVIVVLAFNKETRVALFVTPVWFIVLGIIYKILKSKNNDSEVVKRNLTNE from the coding sequence ATGGATCAATTAACATCAGAAAATCAAAACTTATCAAGAGGACTAAAAAACAGGCATGTTCAATTACTTGCTATAGGCGGTGCAATTGGTACTGGATTATTCCTTGGTTCAGGAAGATCAATTCACTTGGCTGGTCCATCTATTTTATTTGCGTACATAATAACAGGAATAATTTGTTTTTTTATTATGCGTGCCCTTGGAGAATTATTACTTTCGAATTTAAATTACCATTCCTTTGTAGACTTTGTACATGATTATTTAGGAAATGGAGCTGCATTTATTACTGGATGGACATATTGGTTTTGTTGGATTTCAGTTGGAATGGCTGACTTAACTGCTGCTGGACTTTATATACAATACTGGTTCCCGAATATACCTCAATGGGGTCCGAGTCTTATTGTTCTTATAATTTTGTTAATTATGAATCTTATGGCAGTAAAGCTATTTGGTGAAATGGAATTTTGGTTTGCTTTAATTAAAGTTGTTGCAATTTTAGCATTAATCATAATTGGTACATTTATGATTATTAAAGGATTTGCTACAGATGCTGGTGTGTCAAGCTTTGCAAACCTTTGGAGATATGGAGGCTTGTTCCCAAATGGCGTAAGTGGCTTTATTCTTTCATTCCAAATGGTTGTATTTGCTTTTGCTGGAATTGAATTAGTAGGACTTACAGCTGGTGAAACTGAAAATCCAGAGCACGTTATTCCAAAGGCTATTAACAATATTCCAATTAGAATTATTATTTTCTATATCGGAGCACTTATTGTTATTATGAGTATATATCCATGGAATTCAATTAATCCGGATAAAAGCCCATTTGTGCAGGTATTCGCTGCAGTTGGAATTGCAGCAGCAGCAGGTATTGTAAATTTCGTTGTACTAACATCAGCTGCATCTGCTTGTAACAGTTCTATATTTAGTACAAGTCGTATGGTTTACTCCCTTGCTAAAGAAAATAATGCACCGGAATCAATGAAAAAATTAACTGTAAGTCAAGTGCCTTCTAATGCTACAATGTTCTCAGCAATTGTTATCTTGATTTCAGTTATTTTAAACTTTGTTATGCCAGAAGGAGTATTTGTATTAATTACAAGTATATCAACATTTTGCTTTATCTATATTTGGTCAATTATAGTAATCTGCCATATGAGATATCGCAAAACTAATCCAGAACTTGCAGCTAAGAGCAAATTTAAAATGCCACTTTATCCAATAATAAACTATATAATCCTAGCATTTTTTGCATTTGTTATAGTTGTATTGGCGTTTAACAAGGAAACTCGTGTAGCTCTATTTGTAACACCAGTATGGTTTATAGTTTTAGGGATTATTTACAAGATACTTAAATCAAAAAATAACGATTCAGAAGTTGTGAAAAGAAATTTAACCAATGAATAA
- a CDS encoding 2-keto-3-deoxygluconate permease encodes MNILNNIKKFPGGLLIIPMFIAMLINSISPSILQLGDPFTSIFTSKGTMCYIGMMLFITGSQFELSKLKLALKRGGILILSKLLISIIFCILIVHFFGLNGFFGLSTLALVTCISSCNPSIYIALMNDYGDDLDLATFGMLNLIAVPTLPVCILNIANGGGMDINTILATAIPFVLGIILGNLDRNIYEMLKPGNSIIIPFLGFSLGSNINIFDAFHAGICGLLLLIIFYIVNTIPMITVDKVFLNQPGYSASAICCIAGVSIATPQLAAQVNSIYAPYVNSSVCQIAFTVIFSTFITPLITSFFATSNRSTIDKQIII; translated from the coding sequence TTGAATATATTAAATAATATCAAAAAATTTCCTGGGGGGTTATTGATTATCCCCATGTTTATTGCTATGTTAATAAACAGTATTAGTCCAAGCATACTGCAACTTGGTGATCCTTTTACATCAATTTTCACAAGCAAAGGTACTATGTGCTATATTGGGATGATGCTTTTTATTACTGGTAGTCAGTTTGAATTGTCTAAGTTGAAGTTAGCTTTGAAAAGAGGCGGTATATTAATACTTAGCAAACTATTAATATCTATTATATTTTGCATATTAATTGTGCACTTCTTTGGATTGAATGGTTTCTTTGGACTTTCGACTCTTGCATTGGTAACTTGTATTTCTAGTTGTAATCCAAGCATATATATTGCTTTAATGAATGATTATGGTGATGATTTAGATCTTGCTACTTTTGGAATGTTAAATCTTATAGCAGTTCCTACTCTTCCTGTTTGTATTTTAAATATTGCAAATGGTGGTGGAATGGATATAAATACAATCCTTGCAACTGCTATACCTTTTGTCTTAGGAATAATTTTAGGTAATCTCGATCGTAATATATATGAAATGTTGAAGCCTGGTAATAGCATTATTATTCCTTTCCTAGGATTTTCACTTGGCTCTAATATTAACATTTTTGATGCTTTTCATGCTGGTATATGTGGACTTTTATTATTGATTATATTTTATATAGTAAATACCATTCCAATGATCACTGTTGACAAAGTATTTCTAAATCAGCCTGGCTATTCAGCTTCAGCTATCTGCTGCATTGCTGGTGTGTCAATTGCTACACCACAGCTTGCTGCTCAAGTAAATAGCATATATGCACCTTATGTCAATTCTTCTGTTTGTCAAATAGCCTTTACTGTAATTTTCAGTACTTTTATCACTCCACTTATAACATCATTTTTTGCCACAAGTAACCGTAGCACTATAGATAAGCAGATTATTATTTAG
- a CDS encoding PadR family transcriptional regulator: MRTIKYLVLGMINRNPMTGYDITKEFEKEWVDFWYADHSQIYPELRRLLKEELVSFEITVQGEKLQKKLYSITEKGKKDLVNWLLKEENDLIPKDMFKLKVYFSEALSIEEVKENFNNQLRKHKMKLSSIKSEMDKIQRLDYELTSESCNYIVMQGAVFREEAYISWILWCLAYIDKIK; encoded by the coding sequence ATGAGAACGATAAAATATTTAGTCTTAGGAATGATTAATAGAAATCCTATGACGGGTTATGACATTACAAAGGAATTTGAAAAGGAATGGGTTGATTTTTGGTATGCTGATCATAGTCAGATTTATCCAGAACTTCGACGCTTATTGAAAGAAGAACTTGTAAGCTTTGAAATAACAGTTCAAGGCGAGAAACTTCAAAAGAAATTATATTCTATAACTGAAAAAGGAAAAAAAGATTTAGTAAACTGGCTTCTTAAGGAAGAGAATGATTTAATTCCAAAGGATATGTTTAAACTTAAGGTTTATTTTTCAGAAGCTTTATCTATCGAGGAAGTTAAGGAGAATTTCAATAACCAGTTAAGAAAACATAAGATGAAGTTAAGCAGTATTAAAAGTGAAATGGACAAAATCCAAAGATTAGATTATGAGTTAACATCAGAATCTTGTAATTATATTGTTATGCAAGGAGCTGTATTTAGAGAGGAAGCATATATATCTTGGATTTTATGGTGCTTAGCTTATATAGATAAAATTAAATAG
- a CDS encoding D-isomer specific 2-hydroxyacid dehydrogenase family protein, with translation MKALAYEVEKHEVEYLKRYSEELNIDITIVSDLLTLETVSLTKGYEYITINGLSQIDKVLFQKLKENGVKYVASRCVGYNHMDVNAAKELGIRLSHGTYSPNNVADFAVMLMLMLIRKVKISMGRSNVNDFSLNDLQGREMKDLTIGVIGTGKIGSTVVKNLSGFGCRTIAYARHPNENLKGIVEYVDLESIYRESDIITLHMSLTDGNYHIINNDTISRMKDGVIIINTARGGLVNTQDLIVGLETGKIGAAGIDTYEDEEGICHFNHNVSMVGHREMFYLKQFPNVILTQHYAFFTDHAVSDMVESALCSLNAFSKNLSNACEIIV, from the coding sequence ATGAAGGCTTTAGCATATGAAGTAGAAAAACATGAAGTAGAATATTTAAAAAGATATTCAGAAGAATTAAATATAGATATTACAATTGTTAGTGATTTGTTAACATTAGAAACTGTATCATTAACAAAAGGATATGAATACATAACAATAAATGGATTAAGTCAAATAGATAAAGTTTTATTTCAAAAGTTAAAAGAAAATGGTGTGAAATATGTAGCATCACGATGTGTAGGATATAATCATATGGATGTTAACGCAGCAAAAGAATTAGGGATTAGATTAAGTCATGGAACATATTCACCAAACAATGTAGCAGATTTTGCTGTGATGCTTATGTTAATGCTTATTAGAAAAGTTAAAATATCAATGGGTAGATCCAATGTTAATGATTTTTCATTAAATGATTTGCAAGGAAGAGAAATGAAAGATTTAACAATTGGAGTAATAGGTACAGGTAAGATTGGAAGTACAGTAGTAAAAAATCTTAGTGGATTTGGATGTAGAACAATTGCATATGCAAGGCATCCAAATGAAAATTTAAAAGGAATTGTTGAATATGTTGATTTAGAAAGTATATACAGAGAAAGTGACATTATTACTTTACATATGTCACTAACAGATGGCAATTACCATATAATTAATAATGATACGATAAGTAGAATGAAAGATGGAGTAATAATCATTAATACTGCAAGAGGTGGTCTGGTTAATACACAAGATCTTATTGTTGGATTAGAAACAGGAAAGATTGGAGCAGCAGGAATTGATACATATGAAGATGAAGAAGGTATTTGCCATTTCAACCATAATGTTTCAATGGTTGGTCATCGTGAAATGTTTTATTTAAAACAATTTCCTAATGTTATTTTAACTCAACATTATGCATTCTTCACTGATCATGCAGTATCAGATATGGTGGAAAGTGCATTATGTAGTTTAAATGCATTTAGTAAGAATTTAAGCAACGCGTGTGAAATAATTGTATAA